A single genomic interval of Mustelus asterias chromosome 13, sMusAst1.hap1.1, whole genome shotgun sequence harbors:
- the gtf2h3 gene encoding general transcription factor IIH subunit 3 has protein sequence MADDEDISLLVIVVDVNPIWWGQQILKESQFTLSKCMDAVMVMGNSHLVMSRNNRLAIIASHSQESRFLYPGKHWKSGSFAENGDINSAESTSSGSKDGKYELLAIGNDIITEEIKDLMAKTEVGAQLTETLLAGSLAKALCYIHKVNKELEVGHELKSRILVIKAAEDSAAQYMNFMNVIFAAQKQNILIDACVLDSESGLLQQASDITGGLYLKIPQMLSLSQYLLWVFLPDPEQRSQLVLPPPVHVDYRAACFCHRNLIEIGYVCSVCLSIFCNFSPICTTCETAFRIALPPVLKTKKKKPKLPTVNYLTS, from the exons ATGGCGGATG ATGAGGACATTAGCCTGCTTGTCATTGTAGTAGATGTCAATCCTATTTGGTGGGGCCAGCAGATCCTGAAGGAATCCCAG TTCACCTTATCAAAATGCATGGATGCAGTGATGGTGATGGGAAACTCTCACTTAGTCATGAGTCGCAATAACAGACTGGCGATTATAGCAAGTCACAGCCAGGAAAG CCGCTTCCTGTATCCGGGCAAACACTGGAAATCGGGAAGCTTTGCAGAAAATGGTGACATTAATTCTGCTGAATCTACTTCTTCCGGTAGTAAGGATGGTAAATATGAACTCCTGGCCATAGGAAATGACATCATCACGGAGGAGATCAAAGACCTAATGGCAAAGA CTGAAGTCGGAGCCCAACTAACAGAAACCTTGCTGGCTGGATCATTGGCAAAAGCACTTTGTT ATATTCACAAGGTGAATAAAGAGTTAGAAG TCGGACATGAGCTGAAATCCCGAATATTG GTTATTAAAGCTGCTGAGGATTCTGCTGCTCAGTACATGAATTTTATGAATGTTatctttgcagcacagaaacag AATATTCTGATTGACGCTTGTGTTTTGGATTCTGAATCTGGCTTGCTACAGCAA GCTTCTGATATAACCGGAGGGTTATATTTaaaaataccacagatgctgtcactcTCTCAATATTTGCTG TGGGTGTTTTTACCCGACCCTGAGCAGAGATCCCAGCTAGTCCTACCCCCTCCAGTTCATGTGGACTATCGAGCTGCTTGCTTCTGTCATCGCAATCTGATTGAAATTGGTTACGTGTGTTCAGTCTGCCTATCGA TATTTTGCAACTTTAGTCCCATCTGCACCACCTGCGA GACTGCTTTCAGAATTGCTCTGCCGCCTGTCCTGAAAACCAAGAAGAAGAAGCCCAAACTCCCGACAGTGAACTACTTGACGAGCTGA